Proteins encoded in a region of the Sugiyamaella lignohabitans strain CBS 10342 chromosome B, complete sequence genome:
- a CDS encoding 60S ribosomal protein L12 yields MSRLTVDSAADGLSSTQNLLDSTRQLLGKGLGSHLTGNVDDLIEGNATVVLDVLLLLSVSWGFLKSSDEERRGRGNNRDSGLTVLDGQLNSDTDTLEVLGGLGDIFTDLLGGETKRTDLGGKSGRSTNFTTDSTEEEDFNFVGVDLN; encoded by the coding sequence ATGAGCAGGCTTACCGTCGACTCTGCAGCCGATGGATTGAGCAGTACCCAAAACCTCCTTGACAGTACCAGACAACTCCTTGGCAAAGGACTTGGATCTCATCTCACGGGCAATGTTGATGATCTCATCGAAGGCAATGCTACCGTTGTGCTTGACgttcttctccttctttctGTCTCTTGGGGGTTCCTTAAGAGCAGTGATGAGGAGAGAAGAGGCAGAGGGAACAACCGAGACAGCGGCTTGACGGTTTTGGATGGTCAATTGAACAGTGACACGGATACCCTTGAAGTTCTTGGTGGCCTTGGCGATATCTTCACCGACCTTCTTGGGGGAGAGACCAAGAGGACCGATCTTGGGGGCAAGAGTGGCAGAAGCACCAACTTCACCACCGACAGCACGGAGGAAGAGGATTTTAACTTCGTTGGGGTCGATCTAAATTGA
- the UBA1 gene encoding E1 ubiquitin-activating protein UBA1 (Ubiquitin activating enzyme (E1); involved in ubiquitin-mediated protein degradation and essential for viability; protein abundance increases in response to DNA replication stress; GO_component: GO:0005737 - cytoplasm [Evidence IEA,IEA]; GO_component: GO:0005737 - cytoplasm [Evidence IDA] [PMID 22842922]; GO_component: GO:0005737 - cytoplasm [Evidence IDA] [PMID 7629121]; GO_component: GO:0005634 - nucleus [Evidence IEA,IEA]; GO_component: GO:0005634 - nucleus [Evidence IDA] [PMID 22842922]; GO_component: GO:0005634 - nucleus [Evidence IDA] [PMID 7629121]; GO_function: GO:0005524 - ATP binding [Evidence IEA,IEA]; GO_function: GO:0003824 - catalytic activity [Evidence IEA]; GO_function: GO:0016874 - ligase activity [Evidence IEA]; GO_function: GO:0000166 - nucleotide binding [Evidence IEA]; GO_function: GO:0008641 - small protein activating enzyme activity [Evidence IEA]; GO_function: GO:0004839 - ubiquitin activating enzyme activity [Evidence IDA] [PMID 1989885]; GO_process: GO:0006464 - cellular protein modification process [Evidence IEA]; GO_process: GO:0016567 - protein ubiquitination [Evidence IEA]; GO_process: GO:0016567 - protein ubiquitination [Evidence IDA] [PMID 1989885]), with protein MNVDAEAPSGEIDEGLYSRQLYVLGRDAMKRMAQSNVLIVGLKGLGAEIAKNVTLAGVKSIALYDPGAVKIEDLSSQFFLYESDVGSGKSRAELTAPRLSELNQYVPVSVVDGELTEDVLAKFQVVVLTNTDIETQVKINSFTHANNINFISTDIRGLFGSVFVDFGDKFQVFDPTGEEPQSGIISAIEPDGTVAALDETRHGLEDGDWVKFTEVEGLEALNDGQPREVKVTGPYTFNIGDVSGLGSYVKGGIFTQVKKPLELSFQSLADQLAKPEYLVTDFAKFDRPAQLHIGFLALHGFANQHGGELPRPYNKEDANQVAHLAKSVAAQYPEVLGETAIDEDLIRKLSFQSRGDYAPLAAVFGGLVAQEVLKACSGKFVPVRQFSYFDSLESLPSKEEITEEDAAPSGSRYDGNVAIFGKKFVEKLRNLKVFLVGSGAIGCEMLKNWALLGVGSGPEGRIIVTDNDSIEKSNLNRQFLFRPSDVGKQKSSVAAAAVVKINPDLKGKIEARSDKVGPETEDIFNDKFWNSLDFVTNALDNVDARTYVDRRCVFFRKPLLESGTLGTKGNVQVVYPDLTESYSSSQDPPEKSIPLCTLRSFPNKIDHTIAWAKSLFQGYFVDSAENVNLYLSQPNFVESHLKQSGDQKTILETIYSFLVSDRPLTFEQCIAWARLEFEKKFNNDIQQLLYNFPKDAVTSTGTPFWSGPKRAPTPLKFDINNEDHFNFIVAGANLHAFNYGLKSDVSTREEYTRVLQTISVPEFKPRSGVSIQANDNDPVPEANLGDDQDEIQKLAQSLPPPASLAGFRLIPVEFEKDDDTNYHIDFITAGSNLRALNYGIDPADKSKTKFIAGRIIPAIATTTSLVTGLVCLELTKVVDGENKTIEDFKNGFINLALPFFGFSEPIASAKIKYNDKEIDKIWGRFDVHNKDITLKELIEHFKTEEGLEINMLSTGTTLLYASFHPASKKKERLGLKLRDLVEQVSKKPIPPHTETMIFEIVADDSEGEDVEVPFITLHL; from the coding sequence ATGAATGTGGACGCCGAGGCGCCCAGCGGTGAGATTGACGAGGGACTGTATTCTCGTCAATTGTATGTGCTTGGTAGAGATGCCATGAAGAGAATGGCTCAGTCGAATGTGTTAATTGTGGGATTGAAGGGATTGGGTGCAGAAATTGCCAAGAATGTGACTTTGGCAGGTGTCAAGAGTATTGCCTTGTACGATCCAGGTGCAGTGAAGATTGAAGATTTGTCGAGTCAGTTCTTTTTATACGAGAGTGATGTTGGCAGTGGCAAGAGCCGTGCTGAGCTGACAGCTCCTCGACTCAGCGAACTCAATCAATATGTACCCGTTTCAGTTGTGGATGGAGAATTGACTGAGGATGTGCTAGCTAAATTccaggtggtggtattgaCAAACACAGATATCGAGACCCAAGTGaaaatcaacagctttACACATGCcaacaacatcaatttCATTTCCACTGATATTCGTGGATTATTCGGATCAgtatttgttgatttcGGCGACAAGTTTCAGGTGTTCGATCCCACCGGAGAAGAGCCTCAATCGGGTATCATCTCTGCCATTGAGCCTGATGGAACTGTAGCTGCATTAGATGAGACTCGTCATGGGCTAGAAGATGGCGACTGGGTCAAGTTTACTGAAGTTGAAGGCCTAGAAGCACTCAATGATGGCCAACCCAGAGAAGTTAAGGTAACCGGTCCATATACATTTAACATTGGCGATGTTTCGGGCTTGGGATCTTATGTCAAGGGAGGTATTTTCACTCAAGTCAAGAAACCTTTGGAATTGAGTTTCCAGTCACTGGCTGATCAACTAGCCAAGCCAGAGTACTTGGTTACCGATTTCGCCAAGTTTGATCGACCTGCTCAATTGCACATTGGTTTTTTGGCACTTCATGGATTTGCCAACCAACATGGTGGTGAGCTCCCTAGACCATATAACAAGGAAGATGCTAACCAGGTGGCTCATCTAGCCAAGAGCGTTGCTGCTCAATATCCCGAAGTGTTGGGTGAGACGGCGATTGATGAGGATTTGATCCGCAAGTTGAGTTTCCAATCGCGAGGTGATTACGCACCTTTGGCCGCTGTTTTTGGTGGGTTGGTTGCTCAAGAAGTGCTTAAAGCTTGTTCCGGTAAGTTTGTGCCAGTGCGTCAATTCAGTTACTTCGACTCACTTGAGAGTTTGCCATCGAAGGAGGAAAtcactgaagaagacgcTGCACCCTCTGGATCTCGATACGACGGTAATGTTGCTATATTTGGTAAGAAGTTTGTCGAGAAGCTGCGTAATTTGAAGGTGTTTTTAGTTGGTTCAGGTGCTATTGGCTGTGAAATGTTGAAGAACTGGGCTTTATTGGGAGTTGGTTCTGGTCCTGAAGGACGAATTATCGTAACTGATAATgactcaattgaaaagagTAATCTTAATCGACAATTCTTGTTCCGTCCTAGTGATGTTGGTAAGCAAAAGTCGTCGgttgctgcagctgctgtagtCAAGATAAACCCTGACTTGAAGGGTAAGATTGAGGCAAGAAGTGACAAGGTCGGTCCTGAAACCGAAGATATCTTTAATGACAAGTTCTGGAACTCGCTCGATTTCGTTACTAATGCTCTTGATAATGTCGATGCTCGTACATATGTCGATAGACGATGTGTTTTCTTCCGCAAGCCTTTGCTTGAGTCTGGTACTTTGGGCACTAAAGGTAATGTGCAAGTGGTGTATCCCGACTTGACCGAATCatactcttcttctcaagATCCTCCTGAGAAGAGTATCCCATTGTGTACATTGAGAAGTTTCCCCAACAAGATCGACCACACTATTGCTTGGGCCAAGAGTTTGTTCCAAGGATACTTTGTCGACTCTGCTGAGAATGTCAACTTGTATCTTAGCCAACCGAACTTCGTTGAGAGCCATCTCAAACAGTCTGGTGATCAAAAGACCATTTTAGAGACCATTTACTCGTTCTTGGTCTCCGATAGACCACTCACTTTTGAACAGTGTATCGCATGGGCCAGATTAGAATTCGAGAAGAAGTTCAATAATGATATCCAACAGCTTCTTTACAACTTCCCTAAAGATGCAGTGACTTCAACCGGCACTCCATTCTGGAGCGGACCTAAGCGTGCACCAACTCCTCTCAAgtttgatatcaataacGAAGACCacttcaacttcattgttgctggtgccaatCTTCACGCTTTCAACTATGGTCTAAAGAGTGATGTCAGTACTCGTGAAGAATACACTAGAGTTTTGCAAACCATCAGTGTTCCTGAATTCAAGCCTCGCTCTGGTGTGTCTATCCAAGCCAACGATAACGACCCAGTCCCCGAGGCTAATCTTGGCGATGATCAAGACGAAATTCAGAAGCTCGCTCAAAGcctgccaccaccagcttCCTTAGCCGGATTCAGACTCATTCCCGTTGAGTTTGAGAAGGATGATGATACCAACTACCacattgatttcatcaCTGCCGGATCTAATTTGCGTGCCTTGAACTATGGCATCGACCCTGCTGACAAATCCAAGACCAAGTTTATTGCCGGCCGTATCATTCCCGCTATTGCAACTACTACTTCACTTGTCACAGGTCTTGTTTGTTTGGAGCTTACCAAGGTTGTCGATGGTGAGAACAAGACTATTGAAGATTTTAAGAACGGATTCATCAACCTGGCCCTTCCTTTCTTTGGATTCTCTGAACCAATTGCTTCTGCCAAGATCAAGTACAACGACAAGGAGATTGACAAGATCTGGGGTCGTTTCGACGTCCACAATAAAGACATCACTCTTAAGGAGCTTATTGAACATTTCAAGACTGAAGAAGGTCTTGAAATCAACATGCTCTCGACCGGAACCACTCTACTGTACGCTAGTTTCCATCCCGCaagcaagaagaaggaacGTCTCGGACTCAAGCTGCGTGATCTCGTCGAACAAGTCAGCAAGAAACCCATCCCTCCTCACACTGAAACGATGATCTTCGAAATCGTCGCTGACGACAGCGAGGGTGAGGACGTCGAGGTCCCCTTCATCACTCTCCACTTGTAA
- the POL92 gene encoding polyprotein of L1-like non-LTR retrotransposon Zorro 3 (allele of CaO19.8194) — protein MFADFDLLLLQEPGLNLGQHPIQHSAWVAVHTQSQTGRINAITYINKRIYGQSQLKMVGELTTENVVTIQIGQLYITNIYNRISEDIHPVEYYKTLLPQIPELIIIAGDFNLHHPMWQSTEHVTREANSWADWVNDNGLLLATVPNVPTHIFGNTIDLTFTTPNITITPEKSEDVGSDHYLQKWRIDTNPLAIELLQTYGGRYNYKRADWENFEKVLNSRAAMVTIPKELRGYSNGKSTHKVADRYASKLIGLLCNCLDETVPKLKIVPRSKRWWTPELRQAKRDVGRARRRARSKPTEENIRLRQQANEEYASKILEAKNTTWNSFLASRRGGEIYDAHKMIKPREQESVMPALRLETGELAQTFEEQEDELYRGLFPHVTPSTRRVLKVVKTGQWKSLRTQEIEDAIRDQAPHKAPGPDGVKTVAIKRAWVVKRFRKLLKGLLKYCIRVGYHPKCFREGITVVIPKRKRDPTLARSYRPITLLSTLGKVLEKIMQRRLTALTSGMLPVDQYGGRHGSSAVEAAHKLVHHAEKRMKRGQVTSVLAIDIKGAFDHVHRDTLLDTMGGMGLPTAVQNWVYQFMRGRRTSLVIDGKRTKERRIATGIPQGSPISPLLFLIYTSPLYPLIKSMGGKVIGFIDDITIYVSSTRYAENTAKLSNILARCHEWATSAHAFIDYGEKLGFMHIAKRVTPKGCRRLILPTGERIQATGSLRLLGVTIDRQLKFDEHAKSVISKGQSALNIIRRLGGVTRGVTGATMRCLYKSCVRPILEYASPIWYNRIGKGLKEAIQRIQNAALRSILGAYKPTAIDSLHRDAEIPPVEHRMLETEQYYLVRLHRDLHRYNPHRIRARKLYSGTILGDRLDELYRTVEATDIKKDRYRLWKPPWASRDSEAISKASSQKKSIRKEIRSQCYQKWEIEYTQSPKGAFYRSFTAPRLYSTKHANALRPFLYESPRGELSKLVQLRTGMGAMGSFFQRFRISNRRYDCRCGVEETVEHILRDCPLTEEHRQILREASRELDLPSLLDTRKGLKAVASFLKANPSLLS, from the coding sequence ATGTTTGCAGACTTCGACCTACTTCTACTCCAGGAGCCGGGTCTCAACCTGGGACAGCACCCGATCCAACATAGTGCTTGGGTAGCCGTCCACACACAGTCCCAGACAGGGAGAATCAACGCAATAACTTATATCAACAAGAGAATATACGGCCAGTCTCAACTGAAAATGGTGGGGGAACTCACCACCGAGAATGTGGTAACTATCCAAATTGGTCAACTTTATATCACTAACATCTACAACCGCATAAGCGAAGATATCCACCCAGTGGAATATTACAAGACTTTACTTCCTCAAATTCCAGAACTCATTATTatcgcaggagattttaatcttcatcatcccaTGTGGCAGAGCACTGAGCACGTCACCCGAGAGGCAAATAGCTGGGCAGACTGGGTTAACGACAATGGACTCCTACTAGCTACGGTGCCGAATGTTCCAACTCATATTTTTGGCAATACGATTGATTTAACATTCACAACCCCAAACATAACCATCACGCCAGAGAAGAGTGAAGATGTAGGCTCCGACCATTACCTTCAGAAATGGAGGATCGACACCAATCCATTAGCCATTGAGTTGCTTCAAACCTATGGTGGAAGGTACAATTATAAGCGGGCTGATTGGGAAAATTTCGAGAAGGTTTTGAACTCCCGAGCGGCTATGGTAACCATTCCTAAGGAACTCCGGGGCTACAGCAATGGAAAATCTACACACAAAGTCGCAGACAGATACGCCTCAAAGCTTATTGGATTGCTCTGTAACTGTTTGGATGAGACGGTGCCAAAATTGAAGATTGTTCCTAGGAGCAAGAGGTGGTGGACACCTGAATTACGACAGGCCAAGCGCGACGTTGGTAGAGCTCGAAGACGAGCTCGCAGTAAGCCCACTGAGGAGAATATAAGGCTGCGGCAGCAAGCTAATGAGGAGTATGCCTCTAAGATTCTAGAGGCTAAGAACACCACCTGGAACTCATTCCTCGCCTCACGTCGTGGAGGCGAAATTTATGACGCACATAAGATGATCAAACCTCGCGAACAAGAATCGGTAATGCCCGCCCTCCGGTTGGAAACCGGCGAATTGGCTCAAACATTTGAAGAGCAGGAAGACGAACTTTATCGGGGATTGTTTCCGCATGTCACGCCGTCGACGAGAAGAGTGCTCAAAGTGGTCAAAACCGGCCAATGGAAGAGCCTACGTACGCAAGAAATCGAAGACGCCATACGCGATCAAGCGCCTCACAAGGCTCCCGGGCCTGATGGAGTCAAAACCGTCGCTATCAAAAGAGCGTGGGTAGTGAAACGCTTCCGTAAATTGCTGAAGGGCCTTCTAAAGTACTGCATTAGAGTTGGCTATCATCCAAAATGCTTTCGAGAAGGAATCACTGTCGTTATTCCCAAACGAAAGCGAGATCCTACATTGGCGCGGTCCTACCGGCCGATTACACTACTGAGTACACTAGGCAAAGTTCTGGAGAAGATTATGCAACGTCGACTGACAGCTCTAACCAGTGGAATGCTGCCAGTAGATCAGTATGGTGGTCGCCATGGCTCCTCCGCAGTGGAAGCAGCCCACAAGCTTGTGCATCACGCTGAAAAACGAATGAAGAGGGGTCAGGTTACTTCAGTCCTTGCCATAGATATCAAAGGAGCTTTTGATCACGTCCACCGGGACACGCTCCTCGACACTATGGGGGGAATGGGGCTACCTACAGCAGTGCAGAACTGGGTTTACCAATTCATGAGAGGAAGACGAACAAGCCTGGTGATTGATGGGAAGCGTACCAAAGAGCGTAGAATAGCAACGGGTATTCCTCAGGGCTCGCCCATATCCCCACTACTATTCCTGATATACACGAGCCCGCTATATCCGTTGATCAAAAGCATGGGCGGCAAAGTCATTGGATTCATTGACGATATCACCATCTATGTATCGAGCACCAGATACGCAGAAAACACGGCCAAGCTGAGCAATATCTTGGCTCGATGCCATGAATGGGCAACTTCAGCACATGCGTTTATTGACTACGGCGAGAAGCTGGGATTCATGCACATTGCGAAACGTGTAACTCCAAAGGGGTGTAGGCGGCTCATACTCCCCACGGGGGAGAGAATTCAGGCAACTGGCTCCCTAAGGTTATTAGGAGTCACTATAGACCGCCAACTTAAGTTCGACGAGCACGCTAAATCAGTAATCAGCAAAGGCCAGTCAGCGTTAAATATCATTCGTCGCTTGGGAGGAGTTACTCGAGGAGTAACTGGCGCTACCATGAGATGCCTCTACAAAAGCTGTGTTAGGCCGATACTCGAGTATGCCAGTCCAATTTGGTACAATCGAATCGGCAAAGGATTAAAAGAGGCTATCCAAAGGATCCAAAATGCAGCTCTTCGAAGTATCTTAGGGGCCTACAAACCAACGGCCATTGACAGCCTCCACCGAGACGCGGAAATCCCCCCTGTTGAGCATAGAATGCTGGAAACCGaacaatattatttagtACGACTCCATCGTGACCTTCATAGGTATAACCCCCACCGCATTCGAGCTAGAAAGCTATATTCTGGAACCATACTGGGTGACCGATTGGATGAATTGTATAGGACAGTTGAAGCTACGGACATCAAAAAGGACAGGTACAGACTTTGGAAACCCCCGTGGGCTTCCAGAGACAGTGAAGCCATATCCAAAGCaagcagccagaagaaatctaTACGCAAGGAAATTAGATCACAATGCTACCAAAAATGGGAGATAGAGTACACTCAGTCGCCGAAAGGAGCTTTTTACCGGTCCTTCACAGCTCCCCGGCTCTACTCTACAAAGCACGCGAATGCACTGCGACCTTTTCTTTATGAAAGTCCGCGAGGAGAACTAAGCAAGTTGGTTCAGTTAAGAACGGGTATGGGTGCAATGGGCTCGTTCTTTCAGAGATTTCGAATCAGTAATCGTAGATATGATTGCCGATgtggagttgaagaaacggtGGAGCATATCCTCCGAGACTGTCCACTTACTGAAGAACATCGACAGATCCTCCGCGAAGCATCCCGTGAGTTGGATCTaccatctcttcttgataccCGAAAGGGTCTCAAAGCGGTCGCCTCCTTCCTTAAGGCGAATCCGTCACTTTTAAGCTAA
- a CDS encoding reverse transcriptase: MHVDNQRTSKKRQLRLVLPSGERRQASPTLKLLGVTLDSQWKFSKHVEAIAIKGKMVLGIIRRLGGITWGVTGASMRNLYQGCVRPILEYASPVWYPKITKQEREQLQRIQNTGLRAILGGYHQTPIDCLHRDTDIMPLEQRYDTLQDNYIVRLHRNVDPENPVNAESTWWRKHMEHNELVQRLYEVLPKEEIFQDRIRRRKPPWKKEDMESESKAWKVKSELKKKIYQRHHTIWETQYRTSAKGEFYRSYTLPRLYNADHKNPLRYFLNECSKNELSKLVQLRTAKGAFGMFFKRFKINNRPHQCECGEEEDVKHLLCECPVTENHRQILRDASATLDIKVLLDSKKGLKAVLAFLAKAPQLL; this comes from the coding sequence ATGCATGTAGACAATCAAAGAACCTCAAAGAAACGACAGTTAAGGTTGGTTTTACCTTCAGGGGAGCGACGACAGGCTTCACCCACGCTCAAATTATTGGGAGTGACGTTAGATAGTCAGTGGAAGTTCTCCAAACATGTTGAAGCGATAGCGATAAAGGGGAAAATGGTCTTAGGAATTATACGCCGATTGGGGGGAATAACCTGGGGTGTCACAGGGGCTTCGATGCGCAACCTATACCAAGGCTGTGTAAGACCCATATTGGAGTACGCAAGTCCAGTGTGGTATCCTAAGATAACCAAACAAGAACGGGAGCAGCTCCAACGCATTCAAAATACGGGATTACGAGCCATATTGGGTGGTTATCATCAAACACCCATCGATTGCCTCCATAGAGATACTGACATCATGCCTTTAGAGCAACGATATGATACCTTACAGGATAATTATATCGTGCGACTACATCGTAATGTGGATCCTGAGAACCCAGTTAATGCTGAGTCTACATGGTGGAGAAAGCATATGGAACACAATGAGTTGGTCCAACGACTCTATGAGGTTCTACCCAAAGAGGAAATCTTTCAAGACCGGATTCGACGACGGAAACCGCCGTGGAAGAAAGAGGACATGGAATCTGAAAGTAAAGCCTGGAAGGTCAAGAGTGAactaaagaaaaagatttaTCAAAGACATCACACAATATGGGAAACACAATACCGGACGTCTGCAAAAGGAGAGTTTTACCGGTCATATACTCTTCCAAGGTTATATAATGCAGACCACAAAAACCCTTTGAGATATTTCTTAAATGAATGCTCAAAGAATGAACTCAGTAAACTGGTGCAGTTACGAACAGCCAAAGGAGCGTTTGGAATGTTCTTCAAGAGGtttaaaatcaacaaccgACCCCATCAATGTGAATGTggagaggaagaagatgttaAACATCTATTATGTGAGTGCCCAGTCACTGAAAATCATCGTCAGATCTTACGTGATGCTTCTGCGACGCTAGATATAAAAGTCCTCCTTGATTCCAAGAAGGGCTTAAAAGCGGTATTGGCTTTTTTGGCCAAAGCTCCGCAATTACTTTAG
- the NAT3 gene encoding Nat3p (Catalytic subunit of the NatB N-terminal acetyltransferase; NatB catalyzes acetylation of the amino-terminal methionine residues of all proteins beginning with Met-Asp or Met-Glu and of some proteins beginning with Met-Asn or Met-Met; GO_component: GO:0031416 - NatB complex [Evidence IDA] [PMID 12783868]; GO_component: GO:0005737 - cytoplasm [Evidence IEA,IEA]; GO_component: GO:0005737 - cytoplasm [Evidence IDA] [PMID 14562095]; GO_function: GO:0008080 - N-acetyltransferase activity [Evidence IEA]; GO_function: GO:0004596 - peptide alpha-N-acetyltransferase activity [Evidence IEA]; GO_function: GO:0004596 - peptide alpha-N-acetyltransferase activity [Evidence IMP,ISS] [PMID 10545125]; GO_function: GO:0016740 - transferase activity [Evidence IEA]; GO_function: GO:0016746 - transferase activity, transferring acyl groups [Evidence IEA]; GO_process: GO:0017196 - N-terminal peptidyl-methionine acetylation [Evidence IMP] [PMID 10545125]; GO_process: GO:0007010 - cytoskeleton organization [Evidence IGI,IMP] [PMID 12808144]; GO_process: GO:0000001 - mitochondrion inheritance [Evidence IGI,IMP] [PMID 12808144]), which produces MTTPASRTSQTLIADRPESKMTSITPLKATDLLSLNSINLDVLTENYHLGFYLQYLSDWPAMFFKSTNPADRCTGYMMGKSEGRGLEWHSHITAVTVDCDYRRLGIAKDLVDHLVTCSEESTQDCYFMDLYVRATNRLAIDMYKKFGFSVFRRVVAYYSMGEPSDDGEDAFGKYHQ; this is translated from the coding sequence ATGACGACTCCAGCTTCACGAACTTCACAGACTTTGATAGCAGACAGGCCAGAATCAAAAATGACCTCAATCACACCACTCAAGGCAACAGATCTGTTATCACTGAATTCCATAAACTTGGATGTTCTGACTGAAAATTATCATCTGGGGTTCTACCTCCAATACCTCAGCGACTGGCCAGCCATGTTCTTCAAATCGACGAATCCTGCGGATAGATGTACTGGATACATGATGGGAAAATCAGAAGGACGTGGATTAGAATGGCACAGTCATATCACGGCAGTCACAGTCGACTGTGATTATCGACGACTGGGAATTGCTAAAGATCTTGTAGATCATCTAGTAACATGTTCGGAAGAGAGCACTCAAGACTGCTACTTCATGGACTTGTACGTGCGGGCGACAAATCGATTGGCTATTGATATGTACAAAAAGTTTGGTTTTTCTGTCTTCCGACGAGTAGTCGCATATTATTCTATGGGAGAACCATcagatgatggtgaagatgcaTTTGGTAAGTACCATCAGTAA